The sequence AGGTCCTGTTTGGGGAGAGGGGAACGAAGAAGAAAAATTAAGAAGTGCTATAAGGTCGGCTCTTGAAGTAGCAGAAAGTTTGAAAGTTAAATCGATAGCACTTCCTGCTGTAAGCACTGGAATTTTTGGCTACCCAAAAGAACTTGGAATAAAAGTCATCTTTGATGAAGTCTTAAAGTACGTAGACAAAAATCCCGATACCGTGATAAGGGAAATCCATTTTACGAACATAGATACCCTTACTGCCGAACTTTTTTATAAGGAAGCGATTAGACTAAAGTAGAGGAGATACTATGGGGCAATTATTCTCCGATATCTTCTTTGAAAACTACAAAGAGAGTTTTATTCGGAACTTTGTAAATCAGAGTAAAACGAAAAAAGATTGCATCCTTTCGGAAGGTGTAGTAAGAACTCTGGCAACAAACATTTACGATGTCTTGTTCTTTTCGGTTTCTATTGAGAAATTTAAGGAAATATTAAAAGAAGCTC is a genomic window of Desulfurobacteriaceae bacterium containing:
- a CDS encoding macro domain-containing protein, which produces MKILLEKNYKRLIIRVVHGDITDEETEAIVNAANSSLQHGGGVAGAIVKKGGKIIQEESNKIGYVPVGKAAYTSAGNLKAKYVIHTVGPVWGEGNEEEKLRSAIRSALEVAESLKVKSIALPAVSTGIFGYPKELGIKVIFDEVLKYVDKNPDTVIREIHFTNIDTLTAELFYKEAIRLK